The Halobaculum magnesiiphilum genome contains the following window.
GAGCAGTACCAGCGCGCCCGCGGTCAGGATGTTGTCGACGTTCGCGCCGACCACGCCGGCGACGATGGCGACGATGGCGACGACGCTGACCAGCGGGAACACGTCGACGCCCGCCTCGGCGGCCTCGGGCGCCCGCCGGTCGAGGACGTACCGGATCGCGAACCCGAGCACGACAGGAACGATAACGATCTGGACGATGCTGCCGAACATCTGCGCGAACGTCACGTCGACCGTCTCCCCGAGCGCGAACAGCGTCCACGCGGGCATGACGATCGGCGCCGCGAGCGTCGTGAGCGTCGTGACGGCCACCGACAGCGCCACGTCGCCGCGGCCCAGGAACGTCATCACGTTCGAGGCGGTGCCGCCGGGGGCGGCGCCGACGAGGATCAGTCCGACGCCGATGGCGTCCGGGAGGTCGAGCAGGATGTACAGCCCGTAGGCCGCCAGCGGCATCACGAGCCACTGCGCGGCCGCGGCGATCCCGACGTCGACGGGGCGCTCGACCAGTCGCTCGAAGTCCTCGGGTTGGAGCGTCAGCCCCATTCCGAGCATGATCACCCCCAGCAGCGGCGTGACGTAGTCGAGGACCGGGATGAACGGGTCCGGGCGCACGAGCGCCGCGCCGGCGGCCGCGAGGACCCACACGACGAAGTACTTGCTGGCGATCCGACCCACCGCAGCGAGCTGATCGATCAGGGACACGACGTGACCGACGACCCCTCGCGCGTGAAAACGTGTCGCAGTGTACAAATCTCGCGAACCTGAGGTAAGCGCCCGCCCGACCGAGAACCGAACGGGCGGGGACGGATCGCAAGCCTGCGTCGGTTTCGGAGCGAAACGCTCTTGTGAAGTGCTAGCAGTCAACTTCTCAATCTTTAACAGCTATCCCGCCGTTGTACTGGCTGGAGGAATTCAACCATGAGCTACGAACTCGATCCGTTGCCGTACGACTACGACGCACTCGAACCACACATTTCCGAGCAGGTGCTGACGTGGCATCACGACACCCATCACCAGGGCTACGTCAACGGCTGGAACTCGGCCGAGGAGACGCTCGAGGAGAACCGTGAAAACGGCGAGTTCGGCTCGTCGCCCGGTGCCATTCGGAACGTGACCCACAACTCCTCGGGGCACATCCTGCACGACCTGTTCTGGCAGAACATGAGCCCCGAGGGCGGCGACGAGCCGTCGGGCGCGCTCGCCGACCGGATCGCCGAGGACTTCGGCTCCTACGAGGCGTGGAAGGGCGAGTTCGAGGCCGCCGCCGGCAACGCCTCCGGCTGGGCGCTGCTCGTGTACGACACGTTCTCGAACCAACTGCGCAACGTCGTGGTCGACAAGCACGACCAGGGCGCGATCTGGGGCGGCCACCCGATCCTCGCGCTGGACGTGTGGGAGCACTCCTACTACTACGACTACGGCCCCGCCCGCGGCGACTTCATCAGCGCGTTCTTCGAAGTCGTCGACTGGGACGAACCCTCGACCCGCTACGAACAGGCCGTCCAGCTCTTCGAGTAAGTCGGAGACGACGAACGGATCCGGAGGGATCCGAGCCGAGCGTTCGATTTCTTTCGACGCACCGCTCGTGAGGGGCGGCTCCGCGCCGCCGTGTACTCCCGCGTCGGGGGCGAGACGCCGACACCCACAGTTAGGACCCTCGCGACCGACACGCCGTCCATGGAACTCGCCGACGGCGTGTACGCCCTGGAGTTGACGATGGAACGGGAGGACGGCACGGCCACCTTCCACCCGGCGGCCGTGGAGACGCCGAAGGGACCCGTGCTGATCGACGCCGGACTCCCGGGACAGACTGACCAACTGGCTGACGCGCTCGCGACCCACGGGCTGGATCTGGCCGATGTTCGCACGGTCCTCCTCACGCACCACGACGGCGATCACGCGGGCGGCCTGGCGGCGGCGTGTGAACGCGCCGCCGACCCCGTCGTGTACGCCCACGAGGCTGCGGCGCCGTACGTCGACGGCCGGGAGTTTCCTATCAAAAGCGATCCCGAGGGCGAGCGCTACGAGCCCGTTCCGGTCGACGTGGCGTTGCAGGACGGCGTGACGTTCCGGACGGACGCGGGGCCGATGCGCGCGGTGTTCACGCCGGGTCACGCGCCCGGACACCTCGCGTTTCACTTCCCCGAGTCCGGCGTGCTGCTCGCGGCCGACGCGCTTCGCGGGGAGGACGGCGACCTGGTCGGCCCCGCGGAGCACTTCACGCCGGACATGGCCGAGGCGACCCGGTCGGTGGGTCGGCTCGCCGAACTGGGGGCGGGCGTGGGGACGATCCACTGCTATCACGGCGGGACCGTCGACGCCGGAATCCCCGAGATCGAAGCGATATACGAGTCGCTGGCGGCCGAGCACCCGGAGTAGAACGCGAGAGCCAAGGCGGGATCGAAGAAGTGAGCGTGGGCGAAGGCGATGGCGAGAGCGAGTCGGCGACCAGGGCTGCCGCCGCCGGACGATTCATACCGTCGCCGGCCGAGACGCCGACCGATGGAACACATCGACATCGACGACGCCGAGACGGGCGGGTTCGGCAGGGACGTGGAGATGCGCCGGCTCACCGACGCGCTCGGCGCCGAGGACATGGCGATCAACCACTACCGGCTCGACCCGGGCGAGGGGTTCTCCAGCGGAATGCACACCCACCTGGACCAGGAGGAAGTGTTCGTGATCCTGTCGGGGACCGCGACGTTCGAGACGGAGGACGGCGCCGTCGAGGTCGACGAGGGCGAGGCGGTCCGGTTCGCCCCCGGCGAGTACCAGACCGGGAGCAACGAGGGCGACGATCCGGTCGAGGCGCTCGCGCTCGGCGCGCCGGCCGACTCGACGGAGGTGCGCGTTCCGGTCACGTGTCGCGAGTGCGGGCACGACGCGCTCGCGGCGGTCCCCGGCGACGACGGCATGGGGTTCGTCTGCCCCGAGTGCGGCACCGAGGCGGACCTCCCGACGTAGACAGACCTCTCGACGGAGGCCGACTTCTCGACGTGGCCGGTCTCCCGCGCGTCGCCGGCGACGGGGACGCCTCCCGCAACCCGCCGCGTTTTAGCGACGGGCGGGGCTACGGTCGGGTATGCCGATCGAGAAAGCCGAGTTCCCCGGGCTGTACCCATGCGACTTCTACACGCCCGCGGAGCTGTTCGAGCCGGACCGAATGTACACAGTCTACGAGATCGCACGGCTCCTGCAGGGGCTGGAGCCCGACGCCGAGATCGACGAAGGGACCGAGGAGGTGCTGCTCGACTGGGCGATCCCGTGGATCATGACGAACGCCGAAGACCTCGTCGTCGCGGAACCGCGCGGGGACGACGAGCCGGGGTACTACGGCCTGCGGCGACCCGAGGATCTCGCTGGCGCCGATGGCAACGACGACGGCTCGACCGCCGGCGACGCCCCCGGACACCCGGACGACCCGTCGCCGGACGAGCAGTGAGGCTCCTCGTCGCCGGCGCGGACCCGGTGGACGCCGGCAAGACGACGTTCGCGGTCGGGCTCGCGGCGCGGCTCCGCGCCGACGGCGAGGGGACGCGCGTGTTCAAGCCCCGCGCCGGCAACGACCGGTGGTTCGACCACGACGACGTGCGCCAGGCGGCGGGCGACAGCCGCCTGTACGGGAAGGACATCGACCGACTGCTCCGGGCCGCCGACAGCGACGCGAGCCACGAGACCCGGAACCCGATCCACCGGCTCTGGCGACCGACACCGGGCGAGACCGGACTGCTCGGCGAGTCCGGGCGGACGTTCCTCGTCGACCGCGTCCGGACCGCCGACGGCGACGAGTGGGTGGTGAACGATACCGTCGAGATCCCGTCTCGGCTCCGCGAGGACCTCCCGCTCGCGGACGCCCGCCAGGTCGACTCGGTTCGGGCGGTCAACGACGCGATGGCTGACCTCCACCTGCCAGCGCTCGACCGACTGTCTGAGGACGTTCGGTCCGCCGGCGACGCGGGCGTCGCGCTCGTGGAGTCGTACGGCGACGTGGCGACCCCGCTGCGCGAGGTCTCCTTCGACGCCGTCGCCGTCGTCGACCCCGGCCGGTGTCGGGTGTACGGCGGCGACCGTTGGGCGCTCGCCCGAGAGGCCGCGACCGGCGGCCGCGACGAGGGAACGCTGGAGGTCCGCGTCGAGCGCGTCACCGAGATGCTCGATCCGCTCTCGACGCACGATCTCCGCCCGCTGACGGACGAGGAACGGGCCGACCCGGACGCCGTCGCCTCGGCCTACTCGGCGGCGTACGATGACCTTCTCGGGGCGGCCGGCGGCCGGTAGCTCAGGTCCGGTCCGGCCGATAGCCCGGGTTCGATCCGGCCGGCACGACTTCCCTCCGACCGAACCGATCCGGGAGCTAGCGCGTTCGCGCCGCCCGCCCGGCGAGTTCCACGTGCTCGAACGGCGAATCCAGCACGCTCGGCCCGTGGCCGACGTGGAGTTCCCGGAGGCCGTCGCCGTCGACGCGCTCGCGCACGCGGTCGATGCTACGGATCAGCGCGTCGCGGTCGCCCTCCTCCAGGTCCGTCCGCCCGAAGCCGCCGTTCTGGAAGATCAGGTCGCCCGCGAACAGCACGCCCGCGTCCTCGTCGTAGAAGCAGAGGTGGTCGTCCTTGTGCCCGGGCGTGTGCAGCGCCTCGTAGCTGCCGAGCCCCATATCGACACGTCCGCCGTCGGGGATCTCGTTGTCCACGCTCGGCTGGCTCGTGTCGAAGCCCCACGTCTCGACGCCGAAGGCGTTGCGGACGGCCTCGACGTTGCCGACGTGGTCGTGGTGCGTGTGGGTGAGGACGATCGCGTCGAGGTCGTCGACGCGTTCGCGGACGAGCGGGAGGATATCGAAGTTCGACCCGGTGTCGACGAGGACGCGCCGGCCGTGGTCACCGTCGTCGGCCGTCGCGGGCGCGTCGGCGCCCGCGGGGCCGGAGACGAGGAACGCGTTGCTCGTGAACGCCTGCACGCCGGCGGCGAGGTTGTGGATCATGGACGACGATAAGCGACGGCGGGTCTTGGGGGTTGGCGTTCCGGACGGGTGGCCGGGTCCGGTAGGTCTATCACGGACGCCCCGCCCTTCTCGCGTATGCAGCAGTACCTCTCGACCGTCGAGGACGTGATCCGGGACGGCACCCACAAGCCGAACCGGACCGGCGTCGACACGCTCTCGTCCTTCTCGGCGCACTACGAGGCCGACCTCGCCGACGGCTTCCCGCTGCTCACGACGAAGGACCTCTCGGGCTTCCGCTGGAAGTCGCTCATTCACGAGCTCCTGTGGTACCTCTCGGGCGAGGAGCATATCCGAGACCTCCGCGAGAAGACGGGTATCTGGGACGCGTGGGCCGACGAGGAGGGTCGCCTCGACACCGCCTACGGCCGCTTCTGGCGGCGCTACCCCGTTCCCGAGGAGGGGCTGGAGGGCGAGACGTGGCCCGACGACAGCCACCGCTGGATGAACGACGACGAGCGCACGTTCGACCAACTGGCGTACGTCCTCGACACGCTGCGGGAGAACCCCCAGTCGCGCCGGATCGTCGTCAACGCCTGGCACCCGGCGAACGCCACGGTGTCGACGCTGCCGCCGTGTCACTACACCTTCGTGTTCAACGTCCAGGGCGACCGCCTGAACCTTCATCTCACTCAGCGCTCGGGCGATCTGGCGCTCGGCATCCCGTTCAACATCGCCGCCTACTCGATCCTGCTGACGGCCGTCGCTCAGCGCACCGGTTTCGAACCCGGGACGTTCGCCCACAGCGTCGTCGACGCCCACGTCTACTGCGGCACCGGCGAGCGCGGCGACTGGTACGGCGACGCCGACGCCCGCGCGATGCTCCGTGACGGCCTCGCGGACGCCGAGTCGCGCGAGGAGTACGAGCGGCTGGCCGACTGGGTCGAGGAGACCGCGCCCGCCGAGGCCGACGGCGACGAGAAGAAGGATCACGTTCCGGGGCTGCTGCGGCAGCTCGGCCGCGAGCCGCGCGAGAAGCCGACGCTGCGCGTCGCCGACAAGCCGCTCGACGAGTTGGCGTTCGACGACATCGAGCTGCTGGACTACGACCCGGCACCGGGCATCGAGTTCGCGGTCGCCGAGTGATGCCGGACGGTCCCGGCCCGACCGACGGGTCCCCTTCGGCCGGCGCCGACGCGGGCGGTGACGCCGACGGCGGCGGCGATATTCGCGTTTCGCTCATCGCCGCCGTCGCCGCCAACGGCGTCATCGGCGCCGAGGGCGGGATGCCGTGGCACTTCCCCGCGGACATGCGCCACTTCAAGGAGACGACCACGGGACACCCCGTGATCATGGGCCGGCGGACGTACGAGTCGATCGCGAGGGACATCGGGGGCCCGCTCCCCGACCGGACGAACGTCGTCCTCTCGCGGTCGAACCCGGACCTCCCGGAGGAGGTGATCGTCGCCGGGTCCGTCGAGGAGGCGCTCGCGGCCGCCCGCGCCGACGCCGCCGAACGGGGCGTCAACACCGTGTACGTCGCCGGCGGCGGCGCCGTCTACGGGCAGTTCCTCCCGCTCGCGGACGAACTGGTGTTGACGGAGGTCCACGAATCGTACGAGGGGGACACCGAATTTCCCGAGTTCGACCGGGGTGAGTGGGTCGAGGTCGACCGGGGGGAACACGACGCGTTCGACTTCGTCGTCTACGAACGCCGGGAGTAGCGCGCGCGGTCGAGGACAGCCGCACCATGCAGAACGGCTTTCCGCCCGCCGCGCCATCCGTCGAGCGAACATGGTTCGCCCCCGCCTCGTCGCGCTCGCCTGCTGCCTCCTGCTCGTGCTGGCGGGTTGTGTCGTCGGGCCGGCGGGCAGCGACGCGACCGTCGGCGGCGGGGACACCGCGACCGCGCCGCCCGGTTCGGGCGGAACGCCGGCCACCGCCGCCCCGCCGGCGGACGGCATCCGCGTGACCGTCGTCGAGATCGTCGACGGCGACACGTTCCGGTTCGAGTACGAGAACGGCACGACCGACACGGCCCGCCTCCTTGGCGTCGACACGCCCGAGATCTACGGCGAGAACTCCCCGGACGAGTTCGAGGGCGTCCCGGACACCGAAGCTGGTCGCGCGTGTCTCCGCGAGTACGCCGACCGCGCCAGCGCCTACGCGAAGAACCGCCTGCTCGGCGAGGAGGTGACGATCGCCTTCGACGCGAACGAGCCACGTCGCGGGTACTACGACCGGCTGCTCGTGTACGTCCACCACGACGGCGGGTCGTTCAACTACGCGCTGATCGACCGCGGACTGGCCCGCGTGTACGACTCGTCCTTCGAACGCGGCGACCGCTTCTACGCCGCCGAGGAGCGGGCGATGGCCGCCGACCGCGGGCTGTGGACCTGCCGCGACGGCACGCCCGGCCCCGCCGGCGACGACGAGACGACCGCCACCGCGTCCGCGACGGCGACGCCCGCCGGCGACGGGGTCGTCGTCTCGCGGATCCACGCCGACGCCGAGGGCGAGGACGGTGAGAACCTCAACGACGAGTACGTCGTCCTCACGAACCGCGGCGACGAGCCGGTCGACCTCTCGGGGTGGACGCTGTCGGACGAGGCTGGCTTCACCTACGAGTTCCCCGACGGCGTGACGCTCCCCGCGGACGCGTCGCTCACGCTCCACGTCGGCAGCGGCGAGGACACCGAGACGGACCTGTACTGGGGCCGGGAACGACCGACGCTCAACAACGACGGCGAGACGGTGACACTGCGCGACGAGGACGGAAACCTCGTCGCCGAGCGGTCGACCTGAGGCGCCCCGCCTCCGGCGACACAGCTATCCGTCGCACGTGGATCGTTCGCATGTGCCACATCTTCGCTTCGACCTCTCGGTCGCCGTCACCGACGACGAGCGCGCGTCGTTCGCCGACTGGGTCGCCGAGACGTACGCCGAGGTCATGGACACCGGAACCGACCACGTCGGCGTGGCGGTCGTCGAGAGCGACCCGCAGTTGGGCGGGGCCGGGGAGGACGACCCGGTCGCGCTCGTGAACGCGGACGTGCGCGTCGGCCGGACCGTCGACCAGCGACACGCGCTTGCCCGCCGCCTCACCACGGAACTCGGTGACCGGTTCGGGATTCCGGAGCGGACGGTGTACGTCGTCCTCACCGAACACGAGGGCGCCGACTTCGTGCTCGGCGGGGAGCCGCTCGACGCGTGGGACCCCGCCGAGCGCGACGGTGCGAGCGTCGCCGGCGACGAGGGTTCGTAGGGGTCCCGGATCACGGAAACACCGTTTCTCAGGGTTTCCGCAGCACCGCCTCGTAGTGGTGGTCGTTCG
Protein-coding sequences here:
- the thyA gene encoding thymidylate synthase, coding for MQQYLSTVEDVIRDGTHKPNRTGVDTLSSFSAHYEADLADGFPLLTTKDLSGFRWKSLIHELLWYLSGEEHIRDLREKTGIWDAWADEEGRLDTAYGRFWRRYPVPEEGLEGETWPDDSHRWMNDDERTFDQLAYVLDTLRENPQSRRIVVNAWHPANATVSTLPPCHYTFVFNVQGDRLNLHLTQRSGDLALGIPFNIAAYSILLTAVAQRTGFEPGTFAHSVVDAHVYCGTGERGDWYGDADARAMLRDGLADAESREEYERLADWVEETAPAEADGDEKKDHVPGLLRQLGREPREKPTLRVADKPLDELAFDDIELLDYDPAPGIEFAVAE
- a CDS encoding bile acid:sodium symporter family protein, producing MGRIASKYFVVWVLAAAGAALVRPDPFIPVLDYVTPLLGVIMLGMGLTLQPEDFERLVERPVDVGIAAAAQWLVMPLAAYGLYILLDLPDAIGVGLILVGAAPGGTASNVMTFLGRGDVALSVAVTTLTTLAAPIVMPAWTLFALGETVDVTFAQMFGSIVQIVIVPVVLGFAIRYVLDRRAPEAAEAGVDVFPLVSVVAIVAIVAGVVGANVDNILTAGALVLLAVVVHNAIGLGAGYGVGRAAGMSADRRRTCAFEVGLQNSGLAVALATSLFSPAAALVPALFSVWHNVSGPALASFFTWRDDAVDGSPEPAAAPATDD
- a CDS encoding MBL fold metallo-hydrolase, with the translated sequence MIHNLAAGVQAFTSNAFLVSGPAGADAPATADDGDHGRRVLVDTGSNFDILPLVRERVDDLDAIVLTHTHHDHVGNVEAVRNAFGVETWGFDTSQPSVDNEIPDGGRVDMGLGSYEALHTPGHKDDHLCFYDEDAGVLFAGDLIFQNGGFGRTDLEEGDRDALIRSIDRVRERVDGDGLRELHVGHGPSVLDSPFEHVELAGRAARTR
- a CDS encoding MBL fold metallo-hydrolase; its protein translation is MELADGVYALELTMEREDGTATFHPAAVETPKGPVLIDAGLPGQTDQLADALATHGLDLADVRTVLLTHHDGDHAGGLAAACERAADPVVYAHEAAAPYVDGREFPIKSDPEGERYEPVPVDVALQDGVTFRTDAGPMRAVFTPGHAPGHLAFHFPESGVLLAADALRGEDGDLVGPAEHFTPDMAEATRSVGRLAELGAGVGTIHCYHGGTVDAGIPEIEAIYESLAAEHPE
- a CDS encoding cupin domain-containing protein, whose amino-acid sequence is MEHIDIDDAETGGFGRDVEMRRLTDALGAEDMAINHYRLDPGEGFSSGMHTHLDQEEVFVILSGTATFETEDGAVEVDEGEAVRFAPGEYQTGSNEGDDPVEALALGAPADSTEVRVPVTCRECGHDALAAVPGDDGMGFVCPECGTEADLPT
- a CDS encoding tautomerase family protein yields the protein MPHLRFDLSVAVTDDERASFADWVAETYAEVMDTGTDHVGVAVVESDPQLGGAGEDDPVALVNADVRVGRTVDQRHALARRLTTELGDRFGIPERTVYVVLTEHEGADFVLGGEPLDAWDPAERDGASVAGDEGS
- a CDS encoding DUF5827 family protein, encoding MPIEKAEFPGLYPCDFYTPAELFEPDRMYTVYEIARLLQGLEPDAEIDEGTEEVLLDWAIPWIMTNAEDLVVAEPRGDDEPGYYGLRRPEDLAGADGNDDGSTAGDAPGHPDDPSPDEQ
- the sod gene encoding superoxide dismutase gives rise to the protein MSYELDPLPYDYDALEPHISEQVLTWHHDTHHQGYVNGWNSAEETLEENRENGEFGSSPGAIRNVTHNSSGHILHDLFWQNMSPEGGDEPSGALADRIAEDFGSYEAWKGEFEAAAGNASGWALLVYDTFSNQLRNVVVDKHDQGAIWGGHPILALDVWEHSYYYDYGPARGDFISAFFEVVDWDEPSTRYEQAVQLFE
- a CDS encoding lamin tail domain-containing protein — protein: MVRPRLVALACCLLLVLAGCVVGPAGSDATVGGGDTATAPPGSGGTPATAAPPADGIRVTVVEIVDGDTFRFEYENGTTDTARLLGVDTPEIYGENSPDEFEGVPDTEAGRACLREYADRASAYAKNRLLGEEVTIAFDANEPRRGYYDRLLVYVHHDGGSFNYALIDRGLARVYDSSFERGDRFYAAEERAMAADRGLWTCRDGTPGPAGDDETTATASATATPAGDGVVVSRIHADAEGEDGENLNDEYVVLTNRGDEPVDLSGWTLSDEAGFTYEFPDGVTLPADASLTLHVGSGEDTETDLYWGRERPTLNNDGETVTLRDEDGNLVAERST
- a CDS encoding dihydrofolate reductase translates to MPDGPGPTDGSPSAGADAGGDADGGGDIRVSLIAAVAANGVIGAEGGMPWHFPADMRHFKETTTGHPVIMGRRTYESIARDIGGPLPDRTNVVLSRSNPDLPEEVIVAGSVEEALAAARADAAERGVNTVYVAGGGAVYGQFLPLADELVLTEVHESYEGDTEFPEFDRGEWVEVDRGEHDAFDFVVYERRE
- a CDS encoding ATPase; amino-acid sequence: MRLLVAGADPVDAGKTTFAVGLAARLRADGEGTRVFKPRAGNDRWFDHDDVRQAAGDSRLYGKDIDRLLRAADSDASHETRNPIHRLWRPTPGETGLLGESGRTFLVDRVRTADGDEWVVNDTVEIPSRLREDLPLADARQVDSVRAVNDAMADLHLPALDRLSEDVRSAGDAGVALVESYGDVATPLREVSFDAVAVVDPGRCRVYGGDRWALAREAATGGRDEGTLEVRVERVTEMLDPLSTHDLRPLTDEERADPDAVASAYSAAYDDLLGAAGGR